The following proteins come from a genomic window of Denitromonas sp.:
- a CDS encoding AAA family ATPase gives MQPLSLTLKGFRGIRDGLGRDVLTLDFERLADGAELVAIVGANGRGKTTVMDNMHPYLTMPSRAGAAGPGGFSYYDHVCLPENEKDLIWAHDGRSYRSQVVVRLNGRRKTEAFLFVLAYDGAWKPMALDDGTVSDGKVDTYTRCVESICGSADTFFTSVFSAQGKRQLSAYRNAEIKTLLADLLGQEEIRALGQKAAETARLLKTGLAAIRQEQASLDEEAQRIAGDRRRLDGAQTRVAQCLSTRQAAHAEQDSARTRHALLIAEREQAQGVEARRRQLQGECQAVIQTGKEVIEALQAQDRGEQQRLERLDQRIAQRLGQERSRWQVLQNQRRQCLTLLAGAQAVRHGERRLPLAERVLSLRSAQVGTWREHVQHLTQCQATERMAQQKLSGIEREAGQAVLKAEELARRFGLTGEVPCVGTDLQGQCKLLGDAREAQALMPSVEGTIQRLGREKATVQKELDALREQHEALAAAPQALARAEHRAECARARAARFALLAAQAGEMARARTTLAEIDQELTELGTAPGPDAAADRPVETPEEAAERQQIGAARQAIAYQHEQQAKHYRATLDRLNQALAALPAPYDEQRLQR, from the coding sequence ATGCAACCGCTTTCACTCACCCTCAAAGGCTTTCGCGGCATCCGCGATGGCCTGGGGCGCGATGTCCTGACCCTGGATTTCGAGCGACTGGCCGATGGCGCCGAACTGGTCGCCATCGTCGGCGCCAACGGGCGCGGCAAGACCACCGTGATGGACAACATGCACCCGTATCTCACGATGCCCTCACGTGCCGGCGCGGCGGGGCCGGGCGGGTTCTCCTATTACGACCACGTCTGTCTGCCCGAGAACGAGAAAGACCTGATCTGGGCGCACGACGGCCGTAGTTACCGCTCGCAGGTCGTGGTCCGCCTCAACGGCCGGCGCAAGACCGAAGCCTTCCTGTTCGTGCTCGCCTACGATGGTGCGTGGAAGCCCATGGCGCTCGACGACGGCACCGTGTCCGACGGCAAAGTGGACACCTATACCCGCTGCGTCGAGAGCATCTGCGGCAGCGCCGACACCTTCTTCACCTCGGTGTTCTCGGCACAGGGCAAGCGGCAGTTGAGCGCCTACCGCAATGCCGAGATCAAGACCCTGCTGGCCGATCTGCTCGGGCAGGAGGAGATCCGGGCCCTCGGCCAGAAAGCGGCCGAGACGGCGCGTCTGCTCAAGACGGGTCTCGCGGCGATCCGGCAGGAACAGGCCTCGCTGGACGAGGAAGCGCAGCGGATCGCGGGCGACCGGCGCCGGCTCGACGGCGCCCAGACTCGCGTCGCGCAATGCCTGTCGACCCGACAGGCGGCCCACGCCGAGCAGGATTCGGCGCGAACGCGGCATGCACTGTTGATCGCCGAGCGCGAGCAGGCGCAAGGCGTGGAAGCGCGCCGGCGACAACTTCAGGGCGAATGCCAGGCCGTGATCCAGACCGGCAAAGAGGTCATCGAAGCCTTGCAGGCACAGGATCGGGGCGAGCAACAGCGGCTGGAACGGCTGGACCAGCGTATCGCCCAGCGTCTCGGTCAGGAGCGCAGCCGCTGGCAGGTCTTGCAGAACCAGCGCCGGCAGTGCCTCACCTTGCTGGCGGGTGCGCAAGCCGTGCGGCATGGAGAGCGCCGTCTGCCACTGGCAGAGCGAGTCTTGTCGCTACGATCAGCCCAGGTCGGAACGTGGCGGGAGCACGTTCAACACCTGACCCAGTGCCAGGCTACGGAGCGGATGGCCCAGCAGAAACTGTCCGGGATCGAGCGCGAGGCCGGGCAGGCGGTGCTCAAGGCCGAGGAGTTGGCGCGGCGCTTCGGACTGACCGGCGAGGTGCCGTGTGTGGGGACCGATCTGCAGGGGCAATGCAAGCTCCTGGGCGATGCGCGGGAAGCCCAGGCCCTGATGCCCAGCGTCGAGGGTACGATTCAGCGCCTGGGACGCGAGAAGGCGACGGTACAGAAAGAACTGGACGCCTTGCGCGAACAGCATGAAGCCCTCGCCGCCGCGCCACAGGCATTGGCTCGGGCCGAGCACCGGGCCGAGTGTGCCCGGGCGCGTGCCGCGCGGTTTGCGCTGCTGGCCGCCCAGGCCGGGGAAATGGCGCGGGCCCGGACTACGTTGGCTGAGATCGACCAGGAGTTGACGGAACTGGGGACGGCGCCGGGCCCCGATGCCGCGGCTGATCGGCCGGTGGAGACGCCGGAGGAGGCGGCCGAGCGCCAGCAGATCGGCGCGGCACGGCAGGCGATCGCCTACCAGCACGAACAGCAGGCCAAACACTATCGCGCTACGCTGGACCGGCTCAACCAGGCGCTGGCGGCCTTGCCTGCACCTTATGACGAGCAACGCCTGCAGCGATAA
- a CDS encoding DUF1173 family protein, with the protein METQRFTIKGRVIAADDPQLQVALAQVYDTPERPRCLCVPGGVEMYVALHRQFVVKRMPESGSTHHPECPSYEPELQQSGLGELVGEAVLESEPGRVELRVDFPWMRVTGRGVPRGEPQDVSEVGVPGRRMTLRALMHFLFERAGFNRWSPAMAGKRNQGVLRKYLLEAAEEIMVKGVPLAERLYVPEPFSESARAETAQRRREKLAVLRPRDGQTPLAVVIGEFKASEATSQGRRVWIRHMPDAPLLIAGKSWERIERVFAPLFEARDADTGRPVRLVLAALIRARREYTYEIDAASLMLASEHWIPIEGVHELPLIDALVAQHRRFVKPLRYDARNGAAFPNALLLDTGARPVPLHVASAFMDPKERAAKEKAIASGKPEAWVWWTDQPMPAFPVGAPET; encoded by the coding sequence ATGGAAACCCAGCGCTTTACCATCAAGGGACGGGTCATCGCCGCCGACGATCCGCAACTGCAGGTCGCGCTCGCCCAGGTCTACGACACGCCCGAGCGGCCGCGCTGCCTGTGCGTGCCCGGTGGCGTGGAGATGTACGTGGCATTGCACCGCCAGTTCGTGGTCAAGCGCATGCCGGAGAGCGGCAGCACCCACCATCCAGAGTGTCCCTCCTACGAGCCTGAGCTCCAGCAATCGGGGCTCGGCGAGCTGGTCGGGGAGGCGGTGCTGGAATCGGAGCCAGGCCGCGTCGAGCTGCGCGTGGATTTTCCCTGGATGCGGGTGACCGGGCGCGGAGTGCCGCGCGGCGAACCGCAAGACGTGTCGGAGGTCGGCGTGCCCGGGCGGCGCATGACGCTGCGGGCGCTGATGCACTTCCTTTTCGAGCGCGCCGGCTTCAACCGATGGAGCCCGGCGATGGCGGGCAAACGCAACCAGGGCGTGCTGCGCAAGTACCTGCTCGAGGCGGCCGAGGAGATCATGGTCAAGGGCGTGCCGCTGGCCGAACGCCTGTACGTGCCCGAACCCTTCAGCGAGAGCGCCAGGGCCGAGACGGCCCAGCGCCGACGCGAGAAACTGGCCGTGCTGCGCCCCCGGGACGGGCAAACGCCCTTGGCTGTCGTGATCGGCGAGTTCAAGGCGAGCGAGGCGACGAGCCAGGGGCGGCGGGTCTGGATCCGACACATGCCGGATGCGCCGCTGCTGATCGCCGGCAAGAGCTGGGAGCGCATCGAGCGGGTCTTCGCTCCGCTGTTCGAGGCTCGAGATGCAGACACCGGCCGCCCGGTCCGCCTCGTCCTGGCGGCACTCATCCGCGCCCGCCGCGAGTACACCTATGAGATCGACGCGGCGAGCCTGATGCTGGCGAGCGAGCACTGGATTCCGATCGAGGGCGTGCATGAGCTGCCGCTGATCGATGCCCTGGTGGCCCAGCACCGCCGCTTCGTCAAGCCGTTGCGCTACGACGCCCGGAATGGGGCAGCCTTTCCGAATGCCTTGCTGCTGGATACTGGAGCGCGACCCGTTCCCTTACATGTGGCCAGTGCCTTCATGGACCCCAAGGAGCGGGCGGCAAAGGAGAAGGCGATCGCATCTGGGAAACCGGAGGCCTGGGTATGGTGGACCGATCAGCCGATGCCCGCCTTTCCTGTAGGGGCTCCGGAGACCTGA
- a CDS encoding helix-turn-helix transcriptional regulator: MAVKKKESARLAKRLGGNLSERRKQLGWTQEMVAERVGVDAETISRIERGAHLPSLPTLDRLAGALQCSAGDLLSTEVPEEVSEAATFGAWISELGADDRAFVMSVVRNCCEYLGSRSK, from the coding sequence ATGGCGGTGAAGAAGAAAGAGTCCGCCCGTCTGGCGAAGCGACTTGGGGGCAACCTCTCCGAGCGGCGCAAACAGCTGGGATGGACACAGGAGATGGTTGCGGAGCGGGTCGGCGTCGACGCCGAAACCATCTCGCGCATCGAGCGCGGCGCCCATCTGCCGTCCTTGCCGACGCTGGACCGGCTTGCGGGGGCGCTCCAATGTTCGGCTGGCGACCTGTTATCGACGGAAGTGCCCGAAGAGGTCAGCGAAGCGGCGACCTTTGGCGCATGGATTTCCGAACTCGGGGCTGACGACCGGGCATTCGTCATGTCGGTCGTGCGGAACTGCTGTGAATACCTGGGCAGCCGCTCGAAATAG
- a CDS encoding metallophosphatase family protein, translating to MIRLAHFSDLHYGTKNLIEADRCFGAAIDRAIALGVEAAVLSGDATDHGLDLHAPAAERLFAQVRRLADHCPVLMLQGTFSHEPPGTLAIFRLLGGRHPVHVAERIEQVALIAEGKWLASTDWCFDRLPAGARALFSCAPTVNKAAVAAAVGAADAAQAVGENLACLLRGYAPTHRAARRQGMPAIGVSHGTVFGCVSEHGVPMAGFDHEFTTGALFAAEAQAFMLGHIHRHQSWAAEGAAGGQCIAYAGSIGRFHYGEEGEKGFLLWEVDADQARCMLEATPARRTVDIVFDGKPDLEALRATVAQLDVAGVFVRVRWTVADEDRHEVRPGGDRAATGWGGGDQAGGANCPRGAHAGGWDLATGESGGQGAGMGAGDRGAGRTVARLPARAVQPGTGSHCRGCAAEAGRSGVRGSRRDPYHPVFAAA from the coding sequence ATGATCCGCCTCGCCCATTTCTCCGATCTGCACTACGGTACGAAGAACCTGATCGAGGCCGATCGCTGCTTCGGCGCCGCCATCGACCGCGCCATAGCGCTGGGCGTGGAGGCGGCAGTCCTATCGGGCGATGCCACTGACCATGGCCTGGACTTGCACGCGCCGGCCGCCGAACGGCTGTTCGCCCAGGTCCGGCGGCTGGCCGATCATTGCCCGGTGCTGATGCTGCAAGGGACTTTCTCGCATGAGCCGCCGGGTACCTTGGCAATCTTCCGGCTGCTGGGCGGACGGCATCCGGTGCATGTGGCCGAGCGGATCGAGCAGGTCGCCCTTATCGCCGAGGGGAAATGGCTGGCTTCGACGGACTGGTGCTTCGACCGGCTGCCGGCCGGTGCTCGCGCGCTGTTTTCCTGCGCACCCACGGTGAACAAGGCCGCGGTCGCGGCGGCGGTCGGTGCAGCGGATGCCGCCCAGGCCGTCGGCGAAAACCTCGCCTGCTTGCTGCGCGGTTACGCGCCGACCCATCGCGCGGCCCGCCGGCAGGGTATGCCCGCCATCGGTGTTTCCCACGGCACGGTGTTCGGCTGCGTGAGCGAGCACGGCGTGCCGATGGCCGGCTTCGATCACGAGTTCACCACCGGTGCGCTGTTCGCCGCCGAGGCACAGGCTTTCATGCTGGGACACATCCACCGCCATCAGTCCTGGGCCGCAGAAGGGGCGGCAGGTGGGCAATGTATCGCCTATGCCGGTTCCATCGGCCGCTTCCACTACGGCGAGGAGGGCGAGAAGGGGTTCCTGCTGTGGGAGGTCGACGCCGATCAGGCGCGCTGCATGCTGGAGGCGACGCCAGCGCGCCGCACCGTCGATATCGTGTTCGACGGCAAGCCCGACCTCGAGGCCCTGCGTGCTACCGTCGCCCAGCTGGACGTCGCCGGAGTGTTCGTGCGCGTGCGCTGGACCGTCGCCGACGAAGATCGCCACGAGGTTCGACCGGGCGGCGATCGAGCGGCTACTGGCTGGGGCGGCGGAGACCAAGCTGGAGGGGCGAATTGTCCCCGTGGTGCGCACGCGGGCGGCTGGGATCTCGCAACTGGCGAATCTGGCGGACAAGGTGCGGGTATGGGCGCAGGCGACCGAGGCGCAGGACGAACCGTTGCTCGCCTGCCTGCACGCGCTGTCCAGCCAGGCACCGGAAGCCATTGCCGAGGGTGTGCTGCGGAGGCAGGCCGGTCCGGCGTGCGAGGCAGCCGTCGAGACCCCTATCACCCGGTCTTCGCCGCAGCCTGA
- a CDS encoding helix-turn-helix transcriptional regulator, giving the protein MPTIRSRVAAMAATPIAPPATPATRVPTLTLPETGFLRQPQVLAFVPISKSTLWRRIQARTFPAPVKLSERVTVWRAEDIRRWIAQQGQPG; this is encoded by the coding sequence ATGCCCACCATCCGTTCCCGCGTCGCCGCGATGGCAGCGACTCCCATTGCTCCTCCGGCCACGCCTGCCACTCGGGTTCCGACCCTGACGCTGCCCGAGACCGGCTTCCTGCGGCAGCCGCAAGTCCTGGCCTTCGTTCCCATCTCCAAATCGACCCTCTGGCGGCGCATCCAGGCGCGCACCTTCCCCGCGCCTGTGAAGCTCTCGGAACGGGTGACCGTCTGGCGCGCCGAAGACATCCGCCGCTGGATCGCGCAGCAAGGCCAGCCCGGCTGA
- a CDS encoding site-specific integrase — MQDNQEVSKHHENALQSVEMLRAVVGGETYEAVAARFGVSRTAVERRIKSVAVQLTQVVGVDGLKEEGAAFVRRLRLHREAILVALEGFEPQPPVGARPARVLSAVEVTQGAVRIKGRTNRTWHDLALYYMLFATGLRPLEIARLEVRDYLLVDGSVCWESELRAEVAINGKPRPLYFGSTRLDDALAAYFRERLHSGHGLGEPDCYRGLDPESRLFLSPSGEPYRIAPNNGAPGQNRYVCRALLEIYRKLFRYAELKGLSAQSARLTVISRMYERGADEDQVGTILGIGERSAVRELLPRPKPTLAELLDELV, encoded by the coding sequence ATGCAAGACAATCAGGAGGTCAGCAAGCACCACGAGAACGCGCTGCAATCGGTCGAGATGCTCCGCGCCGTCGTCGGCGGTGAAACCTACGAGGCGGTGGCCGCGCGCTTCGGTGTCTCACGCACGGCGGTCGAGCGACGCATCAAGTCTGTCGCAGTCCAGCTCACCCAAGTCGTGGGCGTCGACGGCCTCAAGGAAGAAGGGGCCGCCTTCGTGCGGCGACTGCGCTTGCATCGGGAGGCCATCCTGGTTGCGCTGGAAGGGTTCGAGCCCCAGCCACCGGTCGGCGCCCGTCCGGCACGGGTATTGTCGGCGGTGGAAGTGACCCAGGGGGCGGTGCGCATCAAGGGCCGAACCAATCGTACCTGGCACGACCTGGCCCTGTACTACATGCTGTTCGCTACCGGCTTGCGCCCCCTCGAGATCGCCCGGCTCGAAGTACGGGACTATCTACTCGTCGACGGCAGTGTGTGCTGGGAATCCGAGTTGCGCGCGGAAGTCGCCATCAACGGCAAACCGAGGCCGCTTTACTTCGGCAGCACTCGACTCGACGACGCGCTGGCCGCTTACTTCCGCGAACGGCTTCACAGCGGCCATGGGTTGGGCGAGCCCGACTGCTACCGCGGCCTCGATCCCGAAAGCCGGCTGTTCCTTTCCCCGAGCGGCGAGCCCTATAGGATCGCGCCCAACAATGGCGCACCGGGGCAGAACCGCTATGTCTGCCGGGCACTGCTCGAGATTTACCGCAAGTTGTTCCGCTACGCCGAGCTCAAGGGTCTGAGCGCCCAGTCGGCGCGTCTCACCGTGATTTCCCGGATGTATGAGCGCGGGGCCGACGAGGATCAGGTGGGCACGATCCTGGGGATCGGCGAGCGCAGTGCAGTGCGGGAGCTGCTGCCGCGGCCCAAGCCGACGCTGGCGGAACTGCTCGACGAGTTGGTCTGA